Part of the Aneurinibacillus sp. REN35 genome, CTTTTCGAAGTTTCTTTGCCGGTGTTCCTACAACAATCCATTCCGATTCAACTTTTCTTGTGACTACGCTTCCGGCTCCGATTACTCCTTCTTTTTCCACGGTAATTCCAGGTAAAAGCGTTGCATTAGCTCCTACCCTTCCCCCATTTTCAATTGTACAGCCCTCAAATTCACTAAATCGTCTTTCTGTTCTTCCCATATAATTATCATTACTAGTTACAACCCCTGGGGCAATAAATACGTCATTACCAATTGTAGAGAAGGCCGTTATATAAGCATTCGTTTCAATCTTACAGCGTTCCCCAATTGTACACCCATTTTCCACAGCTACACCACGACCAATAATTGTTTGGGTACCAACTGTTACCTTCTCCCTAACCGTAGCCAAATCAGCAACGAAAACTTCACTTTCTATATATGCTCCTCTATAAATCACAGTATTTGTTCCAATAGTACACCCCTCACCTACTATAGTAGGTTCAAGTTCCTTTTGTTGTTTTAAGGCAGATCTCTTAGCTCGCATCGGGAGCTTTCCAATTACAACATTGTCGTGAATTTGGCAGTTGGCACTGATAACACTTCCCTCATATATGATTACATTATGTCCAATTCTGACGTTTGAACCTATCACCACACCCTTTTCTATTATGCAGTTGTAACCAAGAACCACACTTTCTTCTATTTGTGTATTTTCATTAATATGATTGTTCATTTTTCTCTCCCTTTACACGACTAATTAAATTAGCTAACTGGATCGCCTGTTTTTCTCTACTATAGTATTCCTCAACTATCTGTCTCCCCCGACCATCCATATTAATTTTTCTTTCTATTATCGCTGAGGCTATACACCTACATAAATCAGGTAGGTAATTTTCTCCTTTTTCTTTTATATTACCATATACACCGAGCTTATGTTTCTCCAGCAATGATTTTATTTCTCCTTTTACTGTAGTTACGATATACTTATTTTGAATTAAGTAGTCAAAAAGCTTGTTAGGAAGGGCATCGGTAAAAAGAGGAATATCCTTAAGGCAAATAATAAATGCATCTGCACTAGACAAATACATATTGATTTGAGACTTAGGAACAGCTGATTTAAACAAAACATTGGAAAGATTCAATTCATTTACAAGTTCTATTAAAGAAGATTTATCTACACCCTCACCAACCAAAACAAATTTTATATTCTTTTCCTTTCGAAGTTGCTGAGCTGTGTAAATAATTTGTTTTAAATCATTTGCAGGACCATGAGCACCAGCATACATAAATATAATATCTTTATCGCTTGCACCCAGCTCTATTCTTACTTTTTTTCTCTCTTCCTTATCACTTGAAAAAGAGGTATCATGCAAGTCAATTCCGTTAGGTAAAAAGAAAAGCTTTTCCTCACAGACCCCTTTTGCTTTTAATCGTGGTGTCATCCCCTCCGTAAGAGTAATAATTTTTTCTGCGTTACAGTATAAAGTTCGTTCCATCCATAACAAGATTTTCACCATGATATTATTACGACCTTTTCCACTAATCTCTATAAGGGAATCGGGCCATAAATCTCTGACTTCTAAAAAAAAACTTGCTTTTCTGTACTTAGCCAATAGCATTGACGAAAACGCAATAAAAAGTGTAGGTGACGATCCGATAATTACGGAGGGCTTGTCTCTTTTGCATATTCCCACAATAAGTAAGGTTAAAGCAAATACCAACATATTCAGCATACGAGAGATACCATTATCCTTATATGGAAGTGCACCTACCCAGTTTATTACAAAAGTCGGCTTCACTTGCTCCTTTTTGACAAGCGTCCATGGGGAAAAGCGATATTTCTTATTATGGTGTATAAAATTGCTACCCCAAAGTTCCACTGTAAAACGCTCAGATAAATACTTTGCCAGCTCATAATGCCTAGAGCTGGCTGGATATTCAGGTGTCGTGCTGTATTGATTAATGATCCATACTTTCTCTTTCATTATTTTCCCCTAGTAAATCTTCATATAATTGTAATATTTTAACACTTTCTTTTTCCCAATTTCCTTCAGTCATCGCCCACTCTATTGCTCTTGCCCTTCTTTCCTTTAAAGCCTTTTGGTCTTGCGTTAAGCTAATAATAGCTCTCGCAATGCTCTTAGGGTCATACGGATCAAATAATGTTCCAAATCCTACTTTCTCATTTAACTTTCGAATTTCCGGTACATCACTTGCTGTTACAGCCAGCCCAGCCATCATATATTCCGATAGTTTATTAGGCAAACTATAGTAATTGTTTAAACATGTAGGCTTATAAGGAATAATACCGATATCGCACTCGCTTGCCTCTTGTACTAATTCCTTCATAGAAACAGGTGGGCAAAATTCAATTTTTCCTTCCTCTATATATGGCTTAGCTAATTCTTGTAAATATTCTTCAAGAGGACCAAACCCTCTAAAGCGAATAAGTATGTTATCAGATAAATATTTCACTGCCTTTACTACTTCTTCAAGTCCCCTATCTTTTAGATATCCTCCATGATACAGAACTATTATTTTCTCTCTGGTTTTTGAATCAATAGATAATGAAGAATTTATAAGCGCTTTGCTTTTCGTAAAGTTATGGACTACAATTGGCTTTCTAGATAAGGCATATCTTTTTTCTAATTCTTGTGCAATTGATTCATTAACTGTAATTACTCGTTTGGCCCGCTTAATAAAAAATCTTTCAAGTAATTTTATATTCTTTTTAAATAACCTTGGAAAATCAGCTCGCTGTTCTACCCAAAGTTCATGAGAATCGTAAACAAATAAACCGCCGTTTACTTTGGAGGCTATGTAAGCAACGGGTAGCATTTCAAGATCATGGGCATGATAAATATCTGCCTTAGTACGTAAAGCTAAGCGCGCAAGCTTATATAAACCTAAAATTTTGTTTAAACTAAGCTTTATCAAGGTCATAATGTTAAGTTTAGAACTATCAATTTCCCTCTTGATATTAGTAACACGACATACCCTATATCCATTTATCTTCTCATCATCTTGTAAAGCTACAGAGTCCTTTATACCGAGAACAAAAACATCATAATTAGGCGCTAAGGTTTCCGCCTCTTTTGTTACGCGAGGATCAGAAGAGACTGCATTCAGTACGACCATGCAGATTCTTTTCTTCATAATATTCCTGCCTTTTCACGAACCTTTCCTTCGCTATCCACGTAATCAGGATTCTCATCAATAAAAATTTTAAACCAAAGTTCGACATTCAATACACTCCAAAGCGCCCAACTTTGTTTTGCCGGAGAGTTCAACAAAGACCGAATTGCCTCGGGGTTGAAAACTCCTCGTTTTTTTGCGTGCTGATCAAGTAATATTTGTTCGATGAAACTCTTATCTTTCTCAAACCATACATTAATAGGAGTAGGAAATCCCTTTTTATCCTTACGGTTTAGTATTTCAGAAGGTACTAGTCCTTCCATCGCCTTTTTGAAAATATATTTTGGTTCCAGTCCCTTTACTTTAAGATGAGGCGGAATTGTAGCTGCCAGTTCCACTATCCGGTAATCAAGCATAGGTACCCGAGACTCAAGTGATACAGCCATACTTGTTCTATCCTCAACCTGCAGTAGTCCTGGCAGGTAGGCTTTTATATCGTGATACAACATTTTGTCAAAGACATTATCCGCCGCGTCCTTCCGAACATATTGAAAAAAAGATTCGCTCGGGTCATAGCCATACAATTCTTCATTTATTTCAGAACTTAAGATCGATGAAGCCTCTAATAAGGATGAACTATATTTCTTCCAAATTTCTTCAAAACCGGTAGTTTGACTTTTATCTTCAAATAAGCTCTTTCCTATTTTTTCAAGTGTAGTTTTTATGCCGTGCTGATTTATATATCCTTTTATAAACGTAAACCTTCTAGCGAGCTTGTCTAATAAGGATTGCGAAATGACTGCTTCATTTTCTTCATTTAGAGAAGAACCTACTTTTTCATATGTAAAAAAATAACGTGGATATCCCCCGAATATTTCATCTCCACCTTGTCCCCCTAACGCTACTTTTACGTTCGAAGCAGCCAACTGGCAGACAGAATATTGTGGTATGATTCCTGGCCCTACGCACGGTTCATCCATATGCCATACAAGCTTATGTAAAGTTTCCTTAAAAAAGCTTTCCGATGGAACGGTTTCTAAGTACTTCGTATTAGCATGGCGAGAGACAAGCTTTGCATATTTTGTTTCATCATAAAACTCATCCTCAGCAAATTTACCAGAGAATGTTTTAATCGGTTTGGTTACATATTTAGAAGATAAACACGTAACAGCGCTTGAGTCCACACCACCGCTCAAATGACAACCAAGAGGAACATCACTACGCAAATGAACGCGTACTGCATCTTTAACCATAGAGCGAAGCTCTTCGATAAACTCTGTTTCTGATTTCTCTGCATATTCAAAAGAAATATCCCAATATTGATAAATTTGAAGTTTTTTTGTCTCTCCTATAATTGCATAATGACCAGGCATTAACTTATAAATATCTTTAAAAAATGTTTTCTGATCAGGAATATACATAAAAGACAAATAATCAAGGATAGCTTGATAATTAGGCTCCCGTTTAATTGTTCGATCTGCAATCATCGCTTTAACCTCTGAACCAAACACAAATTTCTGCTCATCAGCATAGTAATATAAGGGCTTGATCCCGAGTCTATCTCTAGCAAGAAACAACTCCCT contains:
- a CDS encoding N-acetyltransferase; amino-acid sequence: MNNHINENTQIEESVVLGYNCIIEKGVVIGSNVRIGHNVIIYEGSVISANCQIHDNVVIGKLPMRAKRSALKQQKELEPTIVGEGCTIGTNTVIYRGAYIESEVFVADLATVREKVTVGTQTIIGRGVAVENGCTIGERCKIETNAYITAFSTIGNDVFIAPGVVTSNDNYMGRTERRFSEFEGCTIENGGRVGANATLLPGITVEKEGVIGAGSVVTRKVESEWIVVGTPAKKLRKVDTEQLLNS
- a CDS encoding glycosyltransferase family 4 protein, whose translation is MKEKVWIINQYSTTPEYPASSRHYELAKYLSERFTVELWGSNFIHHNKKYRFSPWTLVKKEQVKPTFVINWVGALPYKDNGISRMLNMLVFALTLLIVGICKRDKPSVIIGSSPTLFIAFSSMLLAKYRKASFFLEVRDLWPDSLIEISGKGRNNIMVKILLWMERTLYCNAEKIITLTEGMTPRLKAKGVCEEKLFFLPNGIDLHDTSFSSDKEERKKVRIELGASDKDIIFMYAGAHGPANDLKQIIYTAQQLRKEKNIKFVLVGEGVDKSSLIELVNELNLSNVLFKSAVPKSQINMYLSSADAFIICLKDIPLFTDALPNKLFDYLIQNKYIVTTVKGEIKSLLEKHKLGVYGNIKEKGENYLPDLCRCIASAIIERKINMDGRGRQIVEEYYSREKQAIQLANLISRVKGEKNEQSY
- the asnB gene encoding asparagine synthase (glutamine-hydrolyzing) produces the protein MCGFVGALNMNKVPVCERQIVKMRDMLYHRGPDDEGLYIDRNMGLGFRRLSIIDLEAGHQPMTTADGRYTIVFNGEIYNYVELREQLTSQGVKFKTESDTEVLLYLFVTKGPTCLSLLNGMFAFAVWDKEKRELFLARDRLGIKPLYYYADEQKFVFGSEVKAMIADRTIKREPNYQAILDYLSFMYIPDQKTFFKDIYKLMPGHYAIIGETKKLQIYQYWDISFEYAEKSETEFIEELRSMVKDAVRVHLRSDVPLGCHLSGGVDSSAVTCLSSKYVTKPIKTFSGKFAEDEFYDETKYAKLVSRHANTKYLETVPSESFFKETLHKLVWHMDEPCVGPGIIPQYSVCQLAASNVKVALGGQGGDEIFGGYPRYFFTYEKVGSSLNEENEAVISQSLLDKLARRFTFIKGYINQHGIKTTLEKIGKSLFEDKSQTTGFEEIWKKYSSSLLEASSILSSEINEELYGYDPSESFFQYVRKDAADNVFDKMLYHDIKAYLPGLLQVEDRTSMAVSLESRVPMLDYRIVELAATIPPHLKVKGLEPKYIFKKAMEGLVPSEILNRKDKKGFPTPINVWFEKDKSFIEQILLDQHAKKRGVFNPEAIRSLLNSPAKQSWALWSVLNVELWFKIFIDENPDYVDSEGKVREKAGIL
- a CDS encoding glycosyltransferase family 4 protein, which encodes MKKRICMVVLNAVSSDPRVTKEAETLAPNYDVFVLGIKDSVALQDDEKINGYRVCRVTNIKREIDSSKLNIMTLIKLSLNKILGLYKLARLALRTKADIYHAHDLEMLPVAYIASKVNGGLFVYDSHELWVEQRADFPRLFKKNIKLLERFFIKRAKRVITVNESIAQELEKRYALSRKPIVVHNFTKSKALINSSLSIDSKTREKIIVLYHGGYLKDRGLEEVVKAVKYLSDNILIRFRGFGPLEEYLQELAKPYIEEGKIEFCPPVSMKELVQEASECDIGIIPYKPTCLNNYYSLPNKLSEYMMAGLAVTASDVPEIRKLNEKVGFGTLFDPYDPKSIARAIISLTQDQKALKERRARAIEWAMTEGNWEKESVKILQLYEDLLGENNERESMDH